The following proteins are encoded in a genomic region of Primulina huaijiensis isolate GDHJ02 chromosome 3, ASM1229523v2, whole genome shotgun sequence:
- the LOC140973151 gene encoding glucomannan 4-beta-mannosyltransferase 2-like: MAEVSENSFIPESLPGYTADMAGQIGLLWELIKAPLIVPLLRISVYICLAMSIMVFMERLYMGVVIILVKLFWKKPEKRYKWEPMKDDLEMGNGAFPMVLVQIPMFNEKEVYKISIGAACNLSWPIDRLVIQVLDDSTDLVIKDMVEKECIRWASKGINIRYQIRETRGGYKAGALKEGLKHDYVKECDFVVIFDADFRPEPDFLRRSVPFLIHNPDIALVQGRWRFVNADECLLTRMQEMSLDYHFTVEQEVGSSTHAFFGFNGTGGIWRIAAINEAGGWKDRTTVEDMDLAIRAGLKGWKFVYLGDLQVKSELPSTFKAFRFQQHRWSCGPANLFRKMVLDIVLNRKVSLYKKFYVIYSFFFVRKIIAHFFTFFFYCVVLPLSILVPEVEVPKWGAIYIPCIITALNSVGTPRSFHLLFYWVLFENVMSFHRTKAAFIGLLEAKRVNEWVVTEKLGDALKNKSNSKTAAPKKQLFKFLGDRIQLHELGFAAFLFVCGCYDFLYGKNCYFIYLFLQVITFTIAGFGYIGTIVPSS, from the exons ATGGCTGAAGTCTCCGAGAACAGTTTTATACCAGAATCATTACCGGGATACACGGCAGACATGGCTGGCCAGATTGGTCTTTTATGGGAGCTAATCAAAGCGCCATTGATTGTTCCCTTGCTGAGAATCTCTGTGTACATCTGTTTGGCAATGTCAATCATGGTTTTCATGGAGAGGCTTTATATGGGAGTCGTTATCATTCTCGTGAAGCTTTTCTGGAAAAAGCCTGAGAAAAGATACAAATGGGAGCCGATGAAAGATGACTTGGAGATGGGAAATGGCGCTTTCCCTATGGTTCTTGTTCAGATCCCTATGTTCAACGAGAAAGAG GTTTACAAGATCTCCATTGGTGCGGCGTGTAATCTTTCATGGCCTATTGATAGGCTGGTGATTCAAGTTCTGGATGATTCCACTGATCTTGTCATCAAG GATATGGTAGAGAAAGAATGCATAAGGTGGGCAAGTAAAGGCATTAATATCAGATACCAAATTAGGGAGACTAGGGGAGGTTACAAAGCCGGAGCACTTAAAGAAGGCTTGAAACACGATTACGTCAAAGAATGCGACTTTGTCGTCATTTTCGACGCGGATTTCCGACCCGAGCCCGACTTTCTCCGACGGTCTGTTCCTTTCTTGATTCACAACCCTGACATTGCCCTTGTGCAAGGCCGTTGGAGGTTCG TGAATGCGGACGAATGCTTGTTGACAAGAATGCAAGAGATGTCCTTGGACTACCATTTTACAGTTGAGCAAGAAGTGGGATCTTCCACTCATGCCTTCTTTGGCTTTAATG GAACTGGAGGAATATGGAGGATTGCGGCGATAAATGAGGCAGGAGGGTGGAAAGATAGAACCACGGTGGAAGACATGGATCTTGCTATTCGAGCTGGTCTCAAGGGTTGGAAATTTGTCTACTTGGGAGACCTCCAG GTTAAAAGTGAGCTTCCGAGTACTTTTAAAGCCTTCCGATTCCAGCAGCACAGATGGTCTTGTGGTCCAGcaaatttatttagaaaaatggtGCTAGATATTGTGTTGAACAGG AAAGTTTCATTGTACAAGAAGTTTTATGTGATCTATAGCTTCTTCTTCGTCCGAAAGATCATCGCCCACTTCTTCACGTTCTTCTTTTATTGCGTGGTTTTACCATTGTCAATTCTAGTCCCGGAAGTCGAAGTCCCTAAATGGGGAGCCATTTACATTCCATGCATCATAACGGCACTCAACTCAGTCGGAACTCCAAG GTCGTTCCATTTGCTGTTCTATTGGGTTCTTTTTGAGAATGTGATGTCCTTTCACCGGACCAAGGCCGCGTTCATCGGGTTATTGGAGGCAAAGAGAGTTAACGAATGGGTAGTCACTGAAAAACTTGGTGATGCGCTTAAGAACAAATCCAATAGTAAAACAGCTGCACCAAAGAAACAGCTGTTTAAATTTCTCGGAGACAG AATACAGCTGCACGAACTGGGATTCGCGGCGTTTCTTTTCGTCTGTGGGTGCTACGACTTCTTGTATGGAAAGAACTGCTATTTCATATACTTATTCCTTCAAGTCATCACTTTTACCATTGCAGGATTCGGGTACATTGGCACCATAGTCCCAAGTTCTTGA
- the LOC140971977 gene encoding uncharacterized protein — MTVITGYLNEGKLSDDPREACKLKKKCSCYVVAGELLYRRSFAGTIFRCLSYQEADYVLREVHEDVVDSLVRKVLLAGYCWPSVLHDAQELVMSCDSCQRHARLHHQPATLMKTIIAACPFDQWRIDIVGAFLYSSRSEEVSVGSSGLFFKIGGSRAFG, encoded by the coding sequence ATGACTGTCATAACTGGTTACTTGAATGAGGGAAAGCTTTCTGATGACCCTAGGGAAGCTTGTAAGTTGAAGAAAAAGTGTTCATGTTATGTGGTAGCTGGAGAATTGTTATATCGAAGATCTTTCGCAGGAACGATCTTTCGATGCTTGAGTTATCAAGAGGCTGATTATGTGCTTCGAGAAGTTCACGAGGATGTTGTGGATTCTTTGGTAAGGAAAGTATTGCTCGCAGGTTATTGTTGGCCCTCAGTGCTGCATGACGCCCAAGAGTTAGTGATGTCCTGTGATAGTTGTCAACGTCATGCTCGGTTGCATCACCAGCCGGCCACACTGATGAAAACTATCATAGCCGCTTGTCCTTTTGACCAATGGAGAATTGATATTGTGGGGGCCTTTCTCTATAGCTCCCGCTCAGAAGAAGTTTCTGTTGGTAGTAGTGGACTATTTTTCAAAATAGGTGGAAGCAGAGCCTTTGGCTAG